The Verrucomicrobiota bacterium DNA segment CTCGACAACCACCCACTGCCGCGCTTCTATTAAGAAGCGCGGCGGTGGCCGTGAAAATTCATATTACTAAAATGAGTGCACAAAATAACGCTGGGGAAGCTGAATTTCCTTTTGATAGACAAACTGTGTTCGATGCGCTTATCAGGGCAATTGCGCTAATTGAGGGAATGAGCGTTCACTCATCCGACCGTCTTAGCGGCCGAGTTGTTATAAAAACAGGAATGAGTCTTTTCTCCTGGGGTGAAAACATCCCCATAGGACTAACCGAATCAGGCCCGAATAGAACAATGGTGCGTGTCTCTTCCGCTCCTAAAGTCGGCAGTTCTATCACTGGTTTTGTTGATGATGGTATCATTGTGGGGGGAGACTTTGATTTCGGAAAGAATCGAAAGAATATCGAAAAGATTTTTGCCGAACTTTCCCGTGAGCTAAGCAAGTTAACTCCAGTTGCAGAGCCAAAAAAGAAAAAGTGCCCCTTTTGTGCAGAGTTAGTTCAACAAGAAGCAATCAAGTGCCGATTCTGTGGGAGTGACCTCAAGCAGAAGCCGGAGGAGGAAGTACAATACGCAATAGCGGAGGACGGTTCTGTTCCTCCGGTACTCCTTGGGAAGGAGGCATCCACTCCAGTACGTATTGGGAACGAGGTGCATTTTGAGTGCCACACCTGCCAACAACCGATTGCAACAGATGTTGAAGCCAGAGGCCAAGAATTTCGTTGTCCAGAGTGCGGCGAAAATCTCGTGGTACCGAGTGTTTAAAAATCTTGTCTTGAAACCGTGCAATTCATTAACAGAGCACGCGTTTTTCCCAATGCCACGAGTGGCCTTTTTCTGGATGGTCGACACCATGAAAATCAACCGGCCACCGGAAACAACGAACAAAAATTAGTTCAATAATACTGTAATGCTACTCACACGCACATGGATACGAAACATGCAAAAGAGCTGATACTAACTGGCCTAGGAACACTACTGGCAGCATTAGTGGTCGGCAGATTAACAGCGCATGGTGATGTGAGCATGCCAAAGTCAGTCCTAAGCGGCGGAGGAATGCTGGTTCTCGGTGTTCTTTCGTACACATTCGTTTTGTGGCGTCGCGACCAGCACAGAGAGCGCATCAGATTCGCAGAGGAGCATGAATGGCTTGTTTGCCATTGCACCCAGGAGGGGACGATTTGCGTTATGAAGTACACAAAAGAGGGGCCAGGGTATCACCACTGTCCAGCCTGTAAAAATGACTATCCGGCCTAACGAGTTGTGGCCTCCGACGCTAAGAGTCAGTGATCCGGTGTGGCTGCGCTCGGCGTTAGCAATCCAAAACGAAAACGGGGTCATTCAATAACCAAACCACCGGCGTCTTATTCGTTTAGCCGCTGGGCGATGGTTATTTCAAGGCATCCTTGCCATCGGTGAGCCATTCGAGGTTGAAGCGGGCGAGGGTGAGGCGGTCCCCGGCGAAGCCGGACTTTTCACCGCGTCCGTAAAAGCAAAGGATGGTGCCGCGTTGGGTGACGGCAATATCACTGTAGCAACTCCAGCCCGGCTCGATGGGTTTGGAGATGACCCAGGTCCGGCCTTCATCGTAGCTGAGTTTGACCGTGAGGTTCTTGCGGTCGCGGCTTTTGCCGGGGGCCTCTTTGCCATCGGCGCGGGTGAGGTTGTCCGGGTTGCAGAAGAGGATGCGGTGCTTGCCGCCCGCCGGCGCGGTGGAAAGGCGGATGATGCCGCCCATGCAGATGGGTTCCACCAGGGCGTCATCGAACTTGGGCGCGGTCCAGCCGGTGGCGCCATCCGGGCTAAAGGTGATCAGGCGGCGGTGTACCTTGGATTCGCTGCGCGCATTGAGCATCACCCGGCCATCGGCCAGTTCCAGGGCGACGGTTTCATTGGGGTTGATCCATTCTTCCGTGCAGGGCAAGGCGATGTCCCCGGCCTGCCAGGTGCGCCCGCCGTCATCACTGTAAATGGTGGCGGTGACGGATGGCCGGTGGGCGTTGCCGCCGGTGCCGGTGGAGAGCCACACGGGGACGATCAAGCGTCCGCTGCGAAGCTGAATGCTATGATTGGGGCCGGTGGCGAGGACTTTCCAATCGTACGCGGGCCGGAATTTCTCGAAGGCGCTGGTGATCTCCATCGGGGCGGACCAACTCACGCCGTCATCCGTGCTGCGCTGGTAGAAGCAGCGCAGGTATTCGAGGCAGAACAGCATGTGGACCGTGCCATCGCGGTCGGCGATGACGACGGGGTTGTCATAGGTGACATCCTCGGGATTCACGAACTTCAACTTGAGCGCGACGGGGTTTTTGGGCTTTGGCCCCGGCACATCGGCGACGCGTTTGGGCTCGCTCCAGGTCAGGCCATCATCGGTGGAACGGCGCATGAGGATGTCAATGGTATCCCAGTCATGATTCTTTTTGCGCGCTTCATACCAGGCCAGCACCGTGCCTTTGGCGGTGACGACAATGCCGGGAATATGGTTCTGCGCGTAACCGCCATCGCCGCTTTTGCAGAGGTCCGTTTTATCCAGGAACGGCTTGGCCCCAAGCGCGGTGGCCGGGGGAAGCACGGTGAAGGTAAACAGGCCAATCATGGCCATGAGGAATTTGCGTTGATACATAGGTTTGTACGGTTTGTCTTGGTTCACAATTACGGTTGCTTGATCTCCATCGCCTGAAGGGTCACTGGGCCGAGCAGGCCGGATTCCAGCAAGGGCATGTTTTTCTTGAACGGGTTCCAGGTGGCGAAGGCGTAACGCTTTTCCGGCGGCAGGGATTGGTCGCCGATCAGGCGGTTCGGCCAGAGATTGGCCACGGCGATTTCCAACTGATTCGCCTTGGCCTTCGCGGCGCTGGTGATTTCCACCCGCCATGGGGCGCACCAGGCAACCCCGAGATCGCGCCCGTTAAGCCGCACGCGGGCCATGTTTTTCACTAACCCAAGATCGAGATAGATGCGCTGGCCGCGCGGGACCTGCGGCAGGTCAAAGGTCTGGCGATAGGTGGCCGTGCCGGAATAAAAGCGGATGCCTTCTTCGGGACGTTTGCTCCAGTCTTCCAGCGATGGAAAGGTGATCTGATCCGGCCCGCCCCATTTGGGATCGAATGCCACCTCCCAAGGGCCGGTCAACTCGGTGATTTTGGCGAAGTCGCAAAAGTTCGGCCCGCGGGTTTTGCCCGGCGTGGACGTCTTTCGGAAAACGATGAAGCCGGATTCGTTCGGTTCAAACCGCATGGGCACAGTGGTGCGCCCGTCTTTGACAAAGTATTCCGGCAGATCGGAAATATCGCCGATCAGTGGATTCCAGAGTTCCGGCGCTTTTCCCGAAACCCGGAAGGTGCAATGGCCGCGGATCGTTTCGCTGGTCGCATTGGCCACAAAGTAAATCTCCGCCTCCCCGGTGCTCCGATGCGTATAGCGGAGCGGCAACTCCGATTGAAAGTCAGGCGGCACGCCCATCTTCTTCAAAAGATCGGCCACCACGGTGTAATCGCCGTACTGCTCGGGATTGGCGGGCGGTTTGCTGTGATTCGACTGCGAAAGCGGA contains these protein-coding regions:
- a CDS encoding sialidase family protein; this translates as MYQRKFLMAMIGLFTFTVLPPATALGAKPFLDKTDLCKSGDGGYAQNHIPGIVVTAKGTVLAWYEARKKNHDWDTIDILMRRSTDDGLTWSEPKRVADVPGPKPKNPVALKLKFVNPEDVTYDNPVVIADRDGTVHMLFCLEYLRCFYQRSTDDGVSWSAPMEITSAFEKFRPAYDWKVLATGPNHSIQLRSGRLIVPVWLSTGTGGNAHRPSVTATIYSDDGGRTWQAGDIALPCTEEWINPNETVALELADGRVMLNARSESKVHRRLITFSPDGATGWTAPKFDDALVEPICMGGIIRLSTAPAGGKHRILFCNPDNLTRADGKEAPGKSRDRKNLTVKLSYDEGRTWVISKPIEPGWSCYSDIAVTQRGTILCFYGRGEKSGFAGDRLTLARFNLEWLTDGKDALK